A region of Dermochelys coriacea isolate rDerCor1 chromosome 1, rDerCor1.pri.v4, whole genome shotgun sequence DNA encodes the following proteins:
- the LOC119845527 gene encoding olfactory receptor 52K2-like, with the protein MNHLMAVSNVTHIDPSAFFLMGIPDLEAAYVWISNPFSVFKIMGLLGNFTLLYVRDKEQTLPKPMYLLLSMLALTQIGTSTSVVPKYCDHMAVAKMSCGDITVNRMYGLVIAFVIIMLDLTLIVLSYGLFIRPVLRVSSKKAHQKSFSTCTAHIGVMKMSYRSLLFSTVTYQFGQGIAPHVHIILTKLYYLLLPMFNPIIYGDKTLEFHEKLQKYTCRM; encoded by the exons ATGAACCACCTCATGGCAGTTTCCAACGTCACACACATTGATCCTTCAGCATTCTTTCTAATGGGCATCCCTGACCTGGAAGCTGCTTACGTCTGGATTTCCAACCCTTTCTCTGTTTTCAAAATTATGGGCCTGTTGGGAAATTTCACGCTTCTCTATGTTAGAGACAAGGAGCAGACTCTGCCCAAGCCGATGTATCTGCTGCTCTCCATGCTGGCACTCACACAAATCGGCACATCTACTTCCGTCGTGCCAAAG TACTGTGACCACATGGCTGTGGCAAAGATGTCGTGTGGGGACATCACAGTCAACAGGATGTATGGTTTGGTAATAGCATTTGTAATCATCATGTTAGACCTGACACTTATTGTCCTGTCCTATGGTCTGTTCATCAGGCCTGTCCTCAGAGTATCCTCCAAGAAAGCCCATCAGAAATCTTTCAGCACTTGCACAGCCCACATCGGTGTGATGAAGATGTCTTATCggtccctcctcttctccactgTGACATACCAGTTTGGTCAGGGAATTGCTCCCCATGTTCACATCATCTTGACCAAACTATAttacctcctcctccccatgttcaaTCCTATCATTTATGGGGACAAAACCTTAGAGTTTCATGAGAAATTGCAGAAGTACACTTGCAGAATGTGA